One segment of Tamlana crocina DNA contains the following:
- a CDS encoding GNAT family N-acetyltransferase — protein MIVDNPFTSKTFTKLWSANFIKNQQTYHFDFINGVSFFKPRKNIPLHTNLGQNLTKGISYQTNLNADWTPGKKKTFLIYDIPEYSELQNEVPKSFKLKKIRQYTGFITQLGNYKNFDDYFQKTFSKKSRYKFKSYQRNLENCFDVKYVHYLGSISKQDYDLVFDVFYDMLKKRFDEKSEANNNLEEQEWTFYYNSVYELILEKKASLFVIYQAEKPIAISLNYLSSDILFFAMTSFDIDYYKFNLGKIHLMELFKWCFENNIKTFDFSKGYYDYKERWGDKQYHFYYHILYDAKSIPSTLLANGLSLFLKFKQYARDKNLTQTINKFKHYLTPNTTKQIEAEIKEVEFNFEETPTENLENIPFNENVSFLNKSIYDFLYLNNEHISNFTLYKIKNSPKIIFVFKGKNAAQAYELAS, from the coding sequence GTGATAGTTGACAATCCGTTTACATCGAAAACATTTACAAAACTATGGTCTGCTAACTTTATTAAAAATCAGCAAACCTATCATTTCGATTTTATAAACGGAGTTTCTTTTTTTAAGCCTCGTAAAAATATACCTTTACATACCAATTTAGGGCAAAATTTAACCAAAGGGATTTCTTACCAAACCAACTTAAATGCGGATTGGACCCCAGGAAAAAAGAAAACCTTTCTTATTTATGATATTCCGGAGTACTCTGAATTACAAAACGAAGTCCCCAAAAGTTTCAAACTAAAAAAAATAAGGCAATACACTGGTTTTATTACCCAACTAGGTAATTATAAAAACTTTGACGATTATTTTCAAAAAACCTTCAGTAAAAAAAGTAGGTACAAATTTAAAAGCTACCAACGCAATCTGGAAAATTGCTTTGATGTAAAGTATGTGCACTATTTAGGAAGCATCTCAAAACAGGATTACGACTTGGTTTTTGATGTGTTTTACGACATGTTGAAAAAACGTTTTGATGAAAAATCGGAAGCCAACAACAATCTTGAAGAACAGGAATGGACCTTTTACTACAATTCCGTTTACGAGTTAATTTTAGAGAAAAAAGCGTCGTTATTTGTTATTTATCAAGCTGAAAAGCCCATAGCTATTTCATTGAATTACTTGTCTAGCGATATTTTATTTTTTGCTATGACCTCGTTTGATATTGATTACTACAAGTTTAATCTAGGTAAAATCCATTTAATGGAACTTTTTAAATGGTGTTTTGAAAACAATATAAAAACCTTCGATTTTTCAAAAGGTTATTACGATTACAAAGAGCGCTGGGGCGATAAACAATACCATTTTTATTACCATATTTTATACGATGCCAAATCAATCCCTTCAACTTTATTGGCTAATGGTCTGTCGTTATTTTTAAAGTTCAAGCAATATGCTAGGGACAAAAACCTCACCCAAACCATCAACAAATTCAAACACTATTTGACTCCAAACACCACAAAACAAATAGAAGCTGAAATAAAGGAAGTTGAATTTAATTTTGAGGAAACCCCGACAGAAAACTTAGAAAATATTCCTTTTAACGAGAATGTGAGTTTTTTAAACAAAAGTATTTACGATTTTCTATATTTAAACAACGAACACATTAGTAATTTTACATTGTATAAGATTAAAAACAGCCCCAAAATCATTTTTGTTTTTAAAGGTAAAAATGCTGCGCAAGCTTACGAACTTGCGTCATAA
- a CDS encoding GNAT family N-acetyltransferase, producing MLTNLRIKNNFYSDLFEKGKVSKAINRLELKNDGSVIHQSNEIEVADSKIHTQILVPDYLNVTSPPQLTARKVFHKKGYSINVQPISDIDNYLKENAGTNFKKNTLRTLKRLENCFNIKYKMFFGSIESSTYNHLMDALLNMIHNRFQERKGRNRVIEDWDYYKNICFNLINSKSASLFVIYSGEEPIEISLNFHQGTIMYSAISSYNLDYHKFSLGNVEIYRQLEWCLKNNISFFDMGYGNFDYKIKWSNLTYNFNTLVISKNDNFIVKLYTFYLKHKYRFINYLIEKEVMDTVRNLLSSFKPKKNNKADLDQYKFEDYNTPTPINEELKPIKISNTEYAFLQKPLNEFLYASTEHISKVKIFNVINAEKTFVFQGIKKSAKLIFKKDN from the coding sequence ATGTTAACCAACCTACGCATTAAAAATAATTTTTATTCGGATTTATTTGAAAAGGGAAAAGTTTCAAAGGCAATTAATCGTTTGGAGCTAAAGAATGATGGTTCGGTTATTCATCAATCAAATGAAATCGAGGTTGCAGATTCAAAAATTCACACCCAAATACTGGTCCCCGATTATTTAAACGTGACCTCACCTCCGCAACTAACCGCACGAAAAGTTTTTCATAAAAAAGGTTATAGTATTAATGTTCAACCTATTTCGGATATTGACAATTATTTAAAAGAAAACGCCGGAACCAACTTTAAAAAAAACACACTAAGAACATTAAAAAGGCTGGAGAACTGTTTCAATATAAAGTATAAAATGTTTTTTGGCTCCATTGAAAGTTCCACTTATAACCATTTAATGGACGCCCTTTTAAACATGATACACAATCGGTTTCAGGAACGAAAAGGAAGAAACCGCGTGATTGAAGATTGGGACTATTATAAAAATATTTGCTTTAATTTAATAAATAGCAAAAGCGCCTCACTTTTTGTGATTTACAGCGGTGAAGAACCCATCGAAATTTCATTAAATTTCCATCAAGGTACCATCATGTATAGCGCCATTTCGTCGTACAATTTGGATTATCACAAATTCAGTTTGGGCAATGTTGAAATATACAGGCAATTGGAGTGGTGTTTAAAAAACAACATTTCCTTTTTCGATATGGGTTACGGCAATTTTGACTATAAAATAAAATGGAGCAACTTAACTTATAATTTCAATACCCTAGTTATTTCTAAAAACGATAATTTCATTGTAAAACTTTACACATTTTATTTAAAGCACAAATATCGTTTTATCAATTACCTGATTGAAAAAGAAGTGATGGATACGGTTAGAAATCTACTATCCTCATTTAAACCAAAAAAAAATAACAAAGCCGATCTAGACCAATATAAATTTGAAGATTACAATACGCCAACGCCAATAAACGAAGAGTTAAAACCTATAAAAATAAGTAATACCGAATATGCTTTTTTGCAAAAACCGCTCAACGAATTTTTATATGCCTCGACGGAACATATTAGTAAGGTTAAAATATTCAACGTCATAAACGCTGAAAAGACATTTGTTTTTCAGGGGATAAAAAAAAGCGCTAAACTCATTTTTAAAAAAGACAACTAA
- a CDS encoding GNAT family N-acetyltransferase has product MVIKRNQFLWDFYKCSKGIIPGCLKSVSYEKSEFKNPNVLNKDQLPKVCYMSLFPTFLNAELVDEDNYKVKKIEHYGFSGGAMLVSDSNSTDDYLKKFTKRQLRVNLKRAMKKLEDAHAVKYEYHFGDISDETCKNLLSALRNMILGRFDGRVEDHVFLMEWDKNTDDLAESIRAKKSSLFVVYADDKPISISVNRHINNTILFSETHSFDTDYTKYSLGHIDNYMLLNWAIENQYPYIDLGIGVFDYKSKWCNSIYDIEYLVFYKKKSTLAYTIAQFEAGKINLKNTVKALKDRIQKNK; this is encoded by the coding sequence ATGGTCATAAAAAGAAATCAATTTTTATGGGATTTTTACAAATGTAGTAAGGGCATTATTCCTGGTTGCTTAAAATCGGTGAGCTACGAAAAATCAGAATTTAAAAACCCCAATGTTTTAAACAAAGACCAATTGCCCAAAGTGTGCTATATGAGCCTCTTCCCTACCTTTCTTAACGCCGAACTGGTTGATGAAGACAATTATAAGGTAAAAAAAATAGAGCATTATGGTTTTTCGGGCGGTGCTATGTTGGTTTCCGATTCCAATTCAACCGACGATTACCTTAAAAAGTTCACCAAAAGACAACTGCGCGTTAATTTAAAGCGCGCCATGAAAAAGCTTGAAGATGCACATGCCGTTAAATACGAGTATCATTTTGGAGACATAAGTGATGAAACATGTAAAAATCTTCTAAGCGCTCTTCGAAATATGATTTTAGGGCGCTTTGACGGCCGAGTTGAAGACCATGTGTTTTTGATGGAGTGGGATAAAAACACAGATGATTTAGCCGAATCGATAAGAGCTAAAAAATCTTCTTTATTTGTGGTTTATGCGGATGATAAACCAATTAGCATTTCGGTAAATCGGCACATCAACAACACAATACTGTTTAGTGAAACCCATTCGTTTGATACTGATTACACGAAATACAGCTTGGGACATATCGATAACTACATGTTATTAAATTGGGCCATTGAAAACCAATATCCCTATATTGATTTAGGCATCGGGGTTTTCGATTATAAAAGTAAATGGTGCAACTCTATTTACGATATTGAATACTTGGTTTTTTACAAAAAGAAATCTACATTGGCCTATACCATTGCCCAATTTGAAGCAGGAAAAATCAATTTAAAGAATACGGTCAAAGCTCTAAAAGATCGTATTCAAAAAAATAAATAA
- a CDS encoding GNAT family N-acetyltransferase, translating to MPILKKQDFYNTFYQKDQIPDCYESISFGNQQDIFKQSVKKTQSKAYVITLFPKYFGYKLSDNTLKINKIEQTNLDGFAINLEGCETADQYLQKNIKSKTRSPILRRIKRFESCFDVEYKLFFGAIEKEIYHRAMSTLKSMLELRFSQKDDSTEILEKWHQYHESTYDKILNKEASLFITYASGRMVAISINYHINKVFIGHIFCYDITYSKFSLGNMMVYKLLEWCCENDYLIMDMGNGDLEYKQIWCNNKYHYDYHFIHHKNSLAAIFATSVQMGIIKLKNLLKTLKIDEAYKKLRENKSTASHPFEVFPEYKVEHMDANNDKSRLLSPITLNHPNFDFLKKPVNDFLYLNKEHYSQLKIFQIDSKNFLLMGQQNTEKIILE from the coding sequence ATGCCGATTTTAAAAAAACAGGATTTTTACAACACATTTTACCAAAAGGACCAAATTCCCGATTGCTACGAATCGATTTCTTTTGGTAACCAACAAGACATTTTTAAGCAGAGCGTAAAAAAAACGCAAAGCAAGGCTTATGTCATCACTTTGTTTCCCAAATACTTTGGTTATAAGTTGTCAGACAATACCCTTAAAATCAATAAAATCGAGCAAACCAATTTAGATGGTTTTGCCATAAACCTTGAAGGCTGTGAAACTGCAGACCAATATCTCCAAAAGAACATAAAGTCGAAAACCCGTTCACCCATATTACGACGGATAAAACGGTTTGAATCCTGCTTTGATGTAGAATACAAACTATTTTTCGGAGCCATTGAAAAAGAGATTTACCATCGGGCCATGAGTACCCTAAAAAGTATGTTGGAGCTCCGTTTTTCACAAAAGGACGACAGTACCGAAATTCTAGAAAAATGGCATCAATACCACGAATCTACTTATGACAAAATCTTAAACAAAGAAGCTTCGTTATTTATCACTTACGCATCTGGCCGAATGGTAGCCATATCAATAAACTACCATATCAACAAAGTATTTATCGGCCATATTTTCTGTTATGATATCACTTACTCTAAATTCAGTTTGGGCAACATGATGGTTTATAAACTTTTGGAGTGGTGCTGTGAAAACGATTATTTAATAATGGATATGGGCAATGGCGACCTTGAGTACAAGCAAATTTGGTGCAATAATAAGTATCATTACGATTATCATTTTATTCACCACAAAAATTCGTTAGCCGCCATTTTCGCAACAAGCGTTCAAATGGGAATTATAAAACTGAAGAACCTACTTAAAACCTTAAAAATAGACGAGGCATATAAAAAGCTAAGAGAAAACAAAAGCACAGCAAGTCATCCGTTTGAAGTGTTTCCTGAATATAAAGTGGAACACATGGATGCAAATAATGATAAAAGCAGATTACTTTCTCCCATCACTTTAAACCATCCAAACTTTGATTTTCTAAAAAAACCAGTAAACGATTTTTTATATTTGAACAAGGAGCATTATAGCCAATTGAAAATATTTCAAATAGATTCAAAAAACTTCCTTTTAATGGGACAACAAAATACTGAAAAAATCATATTGGAATAA
- a CDS encoding GNAT family N-acetyltransferase: MKYIDFYATLTEHNQVPSYYKALTYNCNNSVYYKHNQDCTETKNPVSTKLFPLYLKPELLDNPSLEIKKVPQKKITGYAIDLKNMNNIDGFLTQEYSKSFRANIRRLKKRFEDCFTVSYQMFFGSISKDDYNYYMDKLHKMLSIRFDQRNESNDILNNWDFYLESTYNMVLEKKASIFVIYENNIPVHVCINHHFNNILFVSIPSYDIDYSKFALGNISIYKLLEWALNNNYLMLDMAYGTLEYKRRWSNLIYDFEHHIIYDKSKFGQVLASTLEVNKIQFKNILKRYGIDEYVKKLKALKNRKNTFPEEVSYTIEEDLETSTNNLEPIDIYSKEHASIKKIVFEFLYAKKAHIDELKLFKGETPNTFVIDYKNKTHLVAVIPTP; encoded by the coding sequence ATGAAGTACATTGATTTTTACGCCACCCTAACCGAACACAACCAGGTCCCCTCCTATTACAAAGCCTTAACATACAATTGCAATAACAGTGTTTATTACAAACATAATCAAGATTGTACAGAAACCAAAAACCCAGTTTCAACAAAACTATTCCCATTATATTTAAAGCCAGAGCTTCTGGACAATCCTTCTTTAGAAATAAAAAAAGTACCACAGAAAAAAATAACCGGTTATGCCATCGACTTGAAAAACATGAATAACATCGATGGCTTTTTAACCCAAGAGTACAGTAAAAGTTTTCGGGCCAATATCCGCCGGTTAAAAAAGCGATTCGAAGACTGTTTTACGGTAAGCTATCAAATGTTTTTCGGCAGCATCTCAAAAGACGATTACAATTACTATATGGACAAGCTCCACAAAATGCTCTCCATTAGATTTGACCAAAGAAACGAAAGCAACGACATACTCAATAATTGGGACTTTTACCTAGAAAGCACTTATAACATGGTGCTTGAAAAGAAGGCTTCCATATTTGTGATTTACGAAAATAATATTCCGGTGCATGTTTGTATAAACCATCATTTTAACAATATTTTATTCGTTTCCATCCCTTCTTACGATATTGATTATTCAAAATTTGCATTAGGCAATATCTCCATTTATAAATTACTGGAATGGGCTTTAAATAACAACTATTTAATGCTCGATATGGCCTACGGCACCTTGGAGTACAAAAGACGTTGGAGCAATTTAATCTACGATTTTGAACACCACATTATTTATGACAAAAGCAAATTTGGCCAAGTACTAGCGAGCACTCTGGAAGTCAATAAAATTCAGTTTAAAAACATACTAAAACGCTATGGCATTGATGAGTATGTTAAAAAACTGAAAGCCTTAAAAAACAGGAAAAACACATTTCCTGAAGAGGTAAGTTACACAATTGAAGAAGATTTAGAAACATCGACAAACAACCTTGAACCAATAGACATCTACTCAAAGGAACATGCGTCCATCAAAAAAATAGTTTTCGAGTTTTTGTATGCCAAAAAAGCGCACATAGACGAACTTAAATTGTTTAAGGGTGAAACACCTAACACATTTGTAATTGACTACAAAAACAAAACGCACCTTGTAGCTGTTATACCAACCCCATAA
- a CDS encoding cupin-like domain-containing protein has protein sequence MNILNEVLELSQPVDEVTSLDSKTFKNKYFNKKPVLIKGMAKDWGATKTWDLDFFLKLKNEKEVDLLSGNFIQDDNRYKKSSFQSFIQKLKDAEEKQEDIKDYLTTMDIFKYFPDLKNDIDFSFFENHVDINDVTAWIGPKGTVSGFHNDTGKNMYAQIKGKKMFIIVSPKDNKKMYASSKYINGGEASEVDINNYNAEKFPNFKKARFIKVILEPGDVLHVPSKWWHYVQSLDTSISISDFGFSNFEMFKIRAVDYLHRRGYYKSKNCFCCGK, from the coding sequence ATGAATATTTTAAACGAGGTACTTGAACTTAGTCAACCTGTTGACGAGGTAACTTCATTAGACTCCAAAACTTTCAAAAATAAATATTTTAACAAAAAGCCCGTATTAATTAAAGGTATGGCCAAAGATTGGGGTGCTACCAAAACATGGGATTTAGATTTCTTTTTAAAACTAAAAAATGAAAAAGAAGTCGATTTGCTTTCCGGAAACTTTATACAGGACGATAATCGGTATAAAAAATCGTCATTTCAGTCGTTCATACAGAAGTTAAAAGATGCCGAGGAGAAACAGGAAGACATAAAAGACTACCTGACCACTATGGATATTTTTAAATATTTCCCAGACCTTAAAAATGATATCGACTTTTCATTTTTTGAAAATCATGTTGATATTAACGATGTTACTGCTTGGATTGGCCCTAAAGGAACCGTTTCGGGTTTCCACAACGATACAGGAAAAAACATGTATGCCCAAATTAAAGGCAAAAAGATGTTTATTATTGTTTCGCCAAAAGACAATAAAAAAATGTATGCCAGTTCAAAGTACATTAACGGTGGTGAAGCCAGTGAGGTAGATATCAATAATTATAACGCTGAAAAATTCCCTAATTTCAAAAAAGCCCGATTTATAAAGGTAATATTAGAACCAGGCGATGTCCTGCACGTACCATCTAAGTGGTGGCACTACGTACAATCGTTGGATACCTCTATCAGCATTAGTGATTTTGGATTTTCAAACTTCGAAATGTTTAAAATCAGAGCCGTTGACTACCTGCACAGAAGAGGATATTACAAATCTAAAAACTGCTTTTGCTGCGGTAAATAA
- a CDS encoding HTTM domain-containing protein gives MQSVIIKILFVIELFTKNPLSILRITLPFLFTKKILENFGYGFYSEFDASYSLSKTWFLNMLPDALFTLSQNEFNLIKYAILVAGICAVIGFLGRLSLFFLAIVGFTVFGMGEGYGLFDHHMSLPCQVIFALALVPGSMRISIDHWIVGFFKQKEAQNMTPNWGTNLILLLLVLTYFSAGISKLRYGHGIKWLNGSTLSFYLNEHTDSFKNGDKQLVFSDNQTEPEQLWKDEFGFVAHTYGNYQTVKKWNNIAQYITDNKFLIILLSVGSLLFELLGFVVFINSKYRNIYLVSAIIFHMSIGQLMGISFRQYRLICFCLIDWHSIFKYVMGLVNEIDFVKRLNLKPSNQ, from the coding sequence ATGCAATCAGTTATTATAAAAATACTTTTCGTAATTGAGCTCTTTACCAAAAACCCACTTAGTATCTTAAGGATAACCCTCCCTTTTTTATTCACAAAAAAAATACTCGAAAATTTTGGCTATGGTTTTTATTCTGAATTTGATGCTTCATACTCGCTTTCAAAAACTTGGTTTTTGAATATGCTACCCGATGCATTATTTACACTAAGTCAAAATGAATTCAATCTTATAAAATACGCCATCCTAGTTGCTGGTATCTGTGCCGTAATTGGCTTTTTGGGCAGATTAAGCTTGTTTTTTCTTGCCATAGTTGGTTTTACTGTTTTCGGAATGGGAGAAGGCTATGGTCTTTTTGACCACCATATGTCACTGCCCTGTCAAGTTATTTTCGCCTTAGCCTTGGTGCCGGGGTCGATGAGAATCTCCATTGACCATTGGATTGTTGGTTTTTTCAAACAAAAAGAAGCTCAAAACATGACTCCAAATTGGGGCACCAATCTTATTTTACTGCTTTTAGTATTGACCTATTTTTCGGCAGGCATTTCAAAATTGCGATACGGTCATGGTATCAAGTGGCTTAACGGATCAACACTAAGTTTCTACTTAAACGAACATACCGATTCCTTTAAAAATGGAGACAAACAATTAGTGTTTTCAGACAACCAAACTGAACCAGAACAATTATGGAAGGACGAATTTGGATTTGTGGCCCATACTTACGGTAATTACCAAACCGTTAAAAAATGGAACAATATTGCGCAGTATATTACAGATAACAAATTTTTAATTATCTTATTATCAGTTGGATCCTTGCTTTTTGAACTTTTAGGCTTTGTGGTGTTTATCAACAGTAAATATCGAAATATTTATTTGGTTTCGGCCATTATTTTCCACATGTCAATAGGTCAATTAATGGGTATTTCATTCAGACAATATCGTTTAATATGCTTTTGTTTAATTGATTGGCACTCCATTTTCAAATACGTGATGGGTCTAGTTAATGAAATTGATTTTGTAAAACGCCTAAACTTAAAACCGAGCAATCAGTAA
- a CDS encoding MBOAT family O-acyltransferase, whose protein sequence is MVFNSLEFFIFLVFVFLLYWFVLKKTLKGQNVLLLVSSYVFYGWWDWRFLSLILLSTVVDYLVGLAIDRHQEKKKRRRWLWVSVFFNVGLLGFFKYFNFFVDSWVDMFTMFGYNIKSTWTLQVLLPVGISFYTFQTMSYSFDIYYKRLKPTTDFLSFAAFVSFFPQLVAGPIERASNLLSQILNKRTFDYNQAVGGLKLILWGLFKKIVIADSLAPMVDDIFANYSSYPASTLILGVTMFSFQVYGDFSGYSDIAIGTAKLFGIELMSNFRFPHFSRNVAEYWQRWHVSLSTWFRHYIYIPLGGSRVSKLKSVRNIIIIFLVSGFWHGANWTFIFWGAFHAVAFIPVFLMGRNTIYKNSVVGENSFFPSLIEIGQLLLTFGIVTFSRIFFRSESITSAFGFIEHIFSNFSYAEYMNPQGYRMIDYYLLMAAFVLYEYRMRRDERSPFKFKSKYLRFAVYTIIILLMMLFYDDGVDRSFIYFQF, encoded by the coding sequence ATGGTATTCAACTCACTGGAGTTTTTTATATTCTTAGTATTTGTTTTCTTACTGTATTGGTTTGTACTAAAGAAGACCTTAAAGGGGCAGAATGTCCTATTGCTCGTTTCAAGTTATGTGTTTTACGGATGGTGGGACTGGAGGTTTCTGTCGTTAATCCTTTTGAGTACAGTAGTCGATTATTTGGTGGGACTTGCTATAGACCGCCATCAAGAAAAGAAAAAAAGAAGAAGATGGCTTTGGGTTAGTGTCTTTTTTAACGTAGGGCTTTTAGGCTTTTTTAAATATTTCAACTTTTTTGTGGATTCATGGGTAGATATGTTTACCATGTTTGGTTACAACATAAAAAGCACTTGGACTTTGCAAGTGTTGCTTCCTGTAGGTATATCGTTTTACACCTTCCAGACAATGTCCTACTCGTTCGACATTTATTATAAACGACTCAAGCCAACCACCGACTTTTTATCATTTGCTGCTTTTGTTAGCTTTTTCCCTCAGTTGGTTGCGGGGCCTATTGAACGAGCCTCCAATTTATTGTCGCAAATACTTAATAAACGCACTTTCGACTATAACCAAGCGGTTGGTGGCTTAAAGTTGATATTGTGGGGATTGTTTAAAAAGATAGTGATTGCAGATTCATTGGCGCCCATGGTAGATGATATTTTCGCCAATTACTCTAGCTATCCGGCTTCAACATTGATTTTGGGTGTTACCATGTTTAGCTTTCAAGTGTATGGTGATTTTAGTGGTTACTCCGATATCGCTATCGGCACCGCAAAGCTTTTTGGTATTGAATTGATGTCTAACTTTAGGTTTCCGCATTTTTCGAGAAATGTAGCCGAATATTGGCAGCGATGGCACGTGTCTCTGTCAACATGGTTTCGTCACTATATTTATATTCCGTTAGGTGGATCACGTGTTAGTAAGTTAAAATCGGTAAGAAACATTATTATCATTTTTTTGGTGAGTGGTTTTTGGCATGGTGCCAATTGGACCTTTATTTTTTGGGGAGCATTCCATGCGGTAGCTTTTATTCCGGTGTTTTTAATGGGTAGAAATACCATTTACAAAAACAGCGTGGTTGGCGAAAATTCCTTTTTCCCATCATTAATTGAAATAGGACAGCTCCTGCTAACATTTGGTATCGTTACGTTTTCGCGTATCTTTTTTAGATCGGAATCCATAACGAGTGCTTTCGGGTTTATAGAGCATATTTTTTCAAATTTTTCTTATGCTGAATACATGAATCCACAAGGGTACCGTATGATTGATTATTATTTGCTTATGGCCGCGTTCGTTTTGTATGAGTACCGAATGAGAAGGGATGAGCGTTCGCCGTTTAAGTTTAAATCGAAATATTTGAGGTTTGCCGTTTACACCATTATTATATTATTGATGATGCTATTTTATGACGATGGTGTTGATAGGTCGTTTATTTACTTCCAGTTTTAA
- a CDS encoding winged helix-turn-helix transcriptional regulator gives MGKIKLDEIDHQILDMLIDNTRIPFTDIAKKLLISAGTVHVRVKKMEESGIIKGSSLMLDYKKLGYSFIAYVGVYLNNTSQTKFVLERINEIPFVTVAHITTGKFNIFCKIRARSTEHAKEVIFLLDDIEGVYRTETMISLEESINDKKRLMHSIFNDL, from the coding sequence ATGGGGAAAATTAAATTAGACGAAATTGATCATCAAATTTTAGATATGCTGATTGATAATACAAGAATTCCGTTTACGGACATCGCAAAGAAATTATTAATATCTGCTGGTACAGTGCATGTTCGTGTAAAAAAAATGGAGGAATCCGGAATCATAAAAGGGTCTTCTTTAATGTTAGATTATAAAAAATTAGGGTATTCGTTTATTGCCTATGTTGGAGTGTATTTAAACAACACATCCCAAACTAAGTTTGTTTTAGAGCGTATCAATGAAATTCCTTTTGTAACGGTGGCGCATATTACTACCGGTAAATTCAATATTTTCTGTAAAATTCGAGCAAGAAGTACAGAACATGCCAAAGAGGTTATTTTCCTTTTGGATGATATTGAAGGTGTTTACAGAACCGAAACCATGATTTCTTTAGAGGAAAGCATTAATGATAAAAAACGTTTGATGCATTCTATATTTAACGATTTGTAA
- a CDS encoding M14 family zinc carboxypeptidase yields the protein MKIEALKSLFKKHKELALSHRYITNKHIEPLLEKFDNSVWRETIGQSVLGKPIYGLKIGTGKKRVLMWSQMHGNESTTTKALFDLLNTLLANSSGVNDILESCTLYVIPILNPDGAEAYTRVNANEIDLNRDAQNLTQPESKVLRAVFNSFKPHFCYNLHGQRTIFSVGKRNKSAIVSFLSPAQDEGCTVTENRKVSMEIIAEMNRFLQELIPSHVGVYDDAFNLNCVGDTFQSENVPTILFEAGHYPGDYGREKTRELIYISYLTSLQYISNNKITGQLYEAYFDIPENEKCFFDVIIRNAKIGVEKHDVAIQFQERLIEGRIQFIPKVVEIGDLNNFFGHKEIDVQGNEVKTVTGELLKIDSENVFVMIKNKKTSLISE from the coding sequence ATGAAAATAGAAGCCCTTAAAAGCCTTTTTAAAAAACATAAAGAACTGGCGTTAAGTCACCGTTACATTACCAATAAACATATTGAGCCTCTACTCGAAAAATTTGATAATTCCGTTTGGCGTGAAACTATTGGTCAGTCGGTTTTGGGTAAACCTATTTATGGTTTAAAAATAGGTACAGGTAAAAAGCGCGTGTTGATGTGGTCTCAAATGCACGGTAACGAATCGACCACCACCAAGGCGTTGTTTGATTTGTTAAACACTTTATTGGCCAATTCATCTGGCGTAAACGATATCTTAGAGAGCTGTACACTGTATGTCATTCCTATTTTAAATCCGGATGGCGCCGAGGCTTATACTCGGGTGAACGCTAATGAAATTGATTTGAATAGAGATGCGCAAAATCTTACTCAACCAGAGAGCAAGGTGTTAAGGGCTGTTTTTAATAGCTTTAAACCTCATTTTTGCTATAACCTGCATGGGCAACGTACTATTTTTAGTGTCGGAAAGCGCAATAAATCGGCTATAGTGTCCTTTTTATCCCCAGCGCAAGATGAGGGTTGTACGGTTACGGAAAACCGAAAAGTCTCAATGGAAATTATTGCAGAAATGAACCGGTTTTTACAGGAACTGATACCAAGCCATGTGGGGGTTTACGATGATGCTTTTAACTTAAATTGTGTTGGGGATACGTTTCAGTCTGAAAATGTACCGACTATTCTTTTTGAGGCGGGGCATTATCCTGGTGATTACGGAAGGGAAAAAACACGTGAGCTCATATATATATCGTATTTAACGTCGTTACAATATATCTCCAATAATAAAATAACCGGACAGTTATATGAGGCATATTTCGATATTCCAGAAAACGAGAAGTGCTTTTTTGATGTTATAATTCGAAACGCTAAAATTGGAGTCGAAAAACATGATGTGGCTATTCAATTTCAGGAACGATTAATAGAGGGGAGAATTCAATTTATCCCCAAAGTGGTTGAAATTGGGGATTTAAATAATTTTTTTGGTCATAAAGAGATTGACGTTCAGGGTAATGAAGTAAAAACAGTAACAGGAGAATTGCTGAAAATAGACAGCGAAAACGTTTTCGTGATGATAAAAAATAAAAAAACTTCATTAATATCGGAATAA